The Natrinema salaciae genome includes a window with the following:
- a CDS encoding toxin-antitoxin system TumE family protein, translating to MASLTGDDLDGVSEGRKYPDGTVVRVFCMRTDRDAYPSGWAYKLHYGATEPDPPQTLDDGTIRRYDNSHEDTKGHELHVAPDPDPDILTFPGMVELWERFWSEIPKSEFEVT from the coding sequence ATGGCCTCACTGACCGGCGACGACCTCGATGGCGTAAGTGAGGGGAGGAAGTATCCCGACGGGACCGTTGTCCGCGTGTTTTGCATGCGGACAGACCGGGACGCATACCCGTCTGGGTGGGCCTACAAACTCCACTACGGCGCGACGGAGCCCGATCCGCCCCAAACGCTTGACGATGGGACGATTCGTCGGTACGACAACTCGCACGAGGATACGAAAGGGCACGAACTGCACGTCGCACCCGATCCCGACCCGGATATACTCACGTTCCCCGGAATGGTCGAACTCTGGGAACGGTTCTGGAGCGAGATCCCGAAATCCGAGTTCGAGGTCACGTGA
- a CDS encoding HVO_A0114 family putative DNA-binding protein — MNDTTPPLHPMEREQLQAESTLVVTVKSSSEFQDDVSDGIKALEQGDAVDSTPTLSFTSYDDLMETLTPRVLDLIEAIRQEEPSSINETARVVDRDVKNVHEELSRLAQLGIIFFEEDGQSKRPVVWFNELVINLPFDPDSGDTAAVAP, encoded by the coding sequence ATGAACGATACCACGCCGCCGCTGCACCCGATGGAGCGCGAACAGCTTCAGGCAGAATCAACCCTCGTCGTGACTGTAAAGTCGTCCAGTGAGTTTCAAGACGATGTCTCCGACGGTATCAAAGCGCTCGAACAGGGCGACGCGGTGGATTCTACGCCGACGCTCTCGTTCACCAGCTACGACGACCTCATGGAGACGCTAACACCGCGCGTCCTCGATCTCATCGAAGCCATCCGCCAGGAAGAACCATCTAGCATCAACGAGACCGCGCGGGTTGTTGACCGGGACGTGAAAAACGTCCACGAAGAACTCAGTCGACTCGCCCAGCTGGGTATCATCTTCTTCGAGGAAGATGGCCAGAGTAAGCGCCCGGTCGTCTGGTTCAACGAACTCGTCATCAACCTCCCGTTCGATCCAGATTCTGGCGATACGGCAGCCGTCGCACCGTAG
- a CDS encoding pilin: MAQSGVGDVYCGTGVETGINIVFGALAGLGLPATAFFIGRSGLSYMRAGGNPEKKNKAKEKLVMSVIGFGIIVFALISPELIDKIGSQMGFSFSDCVKPL; encoded by the coding sequence ATGGCACAGAGCGGTGTCGGCGACGTCTACTGCGGGACCGGCGTCGAAACCGGGATCAACATCGTTTTCGGTGCCCTCGCAGGACTCGGCCTTCCGGCAACGGCCTTCTTCATCGGTCGATCAGGCCTCTCGTACATGCGAGCAGGCGGTAATCCCGAGAAGAAGAACAAGGCCAAGGAGAAACTCGTTATGTCGGTGATCGGGTTCGGGATCATCGTCTTCGCGCTGATCTCGCCGGAGCTCATCGACAAGATCGGCAGCCAGATGGGATTCTCCTTCTCGGACTGTGTGAAGCCGTTGTGA
- a CDS encoding VirB4 family type IV secretion system protein — protein MSTNTDDGKYSARRIHHTLGGTTAFFHGYSIDELLLFVSVAFVTLVGAAVVPAAFTIPVIGFGLMLGIVLAVLHKVKPSYLWLTEWIAARLGWAVKNKEYTHGEDDSDVRYLTRVGRVYPHALERTDGALVGAVKIEPANMALEDDEAWAKAVRSLSEFVNATIDFPVKFYITSRDVDQDDVVRNHQHRLGDADVRSRPVLRRLLEEFIARNTDANGDVDSERTTVREYYVITAVRDSDVEQFDETGDSVLAYLADVRVLGRVFSRFESDGLTEPERERLKEEELESRLAHLRRGASSLYRCSVSSVDAYELARVTTEYWTGHTETYGDITDAIGTFPVVTHGISENVPSDPHPDDIVDTMDDSKNRKSGARSVRHNEGSTEDDEESGEDSEWKVGLDDLDGESEPSEADDKTEIATEEHLDDPSTIHQSVIAPSTVDWETTYAIINDETYVRTFWVEQFPEEPPDGMFERLLLETDLQTDISIHLDPFDSQSAEDMMAEWISDLKVNQHDSNSLKAEDLQEDIDRGKFMRSLVRQNKASFYRGGIFIRLSAESKQELDNETTRLRSIVKDAPANSTLKVANRWQEKGLATVSPLGRNELGRDRMSTMTNQAVGAMFPFSSNYMMMDEGVEYGYHGHNGSPVRINPWELETGHSELVVGMPGAGKTFGAIMRHLRMMKRQQETMLVMIDPVGGFEGIADALNAKTITVGGDTRLNPLEIRESPRELLEAKDGTSPLSAKKDEVLAVLENFLTAREIDLGTETGVLSYVIDEVYRQAGVVEDDISTHTPENSPTMADVHRVLADIAENPDEHNIAASESARERAAQYADELAIAFQPFREGGAYENLSKRSEIDILEGDNKVVYIDLGQIEGTASGIDRQTFLMQLLLSTVYQQAKKTDKNVELAIDEAHYLFEDQANLDFLETAFRHQRHAGLRMVLLSQTAQEFYETDQAEKILSMCPIKVFHKLPDLDEETADKIGLTREQRQFVRGADAGKEELGYSQGLVRVEEHGTYPLHVVADDFEKRVIDYAPDDRAIIENAINDVPEELVEFERFVESEAQGNALQNRFGLTDETVAQLAQHDITAEDVVDAVVSKTLKEERTPVARPDGGESMDDEPTESTLDEEDAI, from the coding sequence ATGAGTACGAATACGGACGATGGCAAGTACAGCGCGCGACGAATTCACCACACTCTGGGCGGGACGACCGCCTTCTTCCACGGCTATTCCATCGACGAATTGCTGCTGTTCGTCAGCGTGGCGTTCGTCACGCTGGTCGGTGCCGCAGTGGTTCCGGCGGCGTTCACGATTCCGGTCATCGGCTTCGGACTCATGCTCGGAATCGTTCTGGCCGTTCTTCACAAGGTGAAGCCCTCCTACCTGTGGCTCACGGAGTGGATAGCCGCGCGACTCGGCTGGGCAGTCAAGAACAAGGAATATACTCACGGGGAGGACGACAGCGACGTCCGATACTTGACTCGCGTTGGCCGAGTCTACCCCCACGCTCTCGAGCGAACTGATGGTGCGCTCGTCGGGGCGGTGAAGATCGAACCGGCGAACATGGCGCTCGAGGACGACGAGGCGTGGGCGAAAGCCGTCCGATCCCTCTCGGAGTTCGTCAACGCGACCATCGATTTCCCGGTGAAGTTCTACATCACCAGCCGGGACGTGGACCAGGACGACGTCGTCCGCAACCACCAGCACCGACTCGGTGACGCCGACGTCCGCTCGAGGCCGGTCCTCCGACGGCTACTCGAAGAGTTCATCGCCAGGAACACCGACGCAAACGGTGACGTCGACTCCGAACGGACGACCGTCCGCGAGTACTACGTCATCACCGCCGTTCGCGATAGCGACGTCGAGCAGTTCGACGAAACCGGTGATAGCGTGCTGGCGTACCTGGCCGACGTTCGTGTTCTCGGACGGGTGTTCAGCCGGTTCGAGTCCGACGGCCTCACCGAACCCGAACGCGAGCGACTCAAAGAGGAGGAGCTGGAATCTCGCCTCGCCCACCTTCGTCGCGGAGCCTCGTCTCTCTACCGTTGCTCGGTGAGCTCGGTCGACGCCTACGAACTCGCCCGTGTGACGACGGAGTACTGGACGGGACACACCGAAACGTACGGAGATATTACGGATGCGATCGGCACGTTCCCCGTCGTCACCCACGGTATCAGCGAAAACGTGCCGTCGGACCCGCATCCGGACGACATCGTCGACACGATGGACGACAGCAAGAACAGGAAAAGCGGTGCTCGAAGCGTCAGACACAACGAAGGGAGCACGGAGGATGACGAAGAGAGTGGGGAGGACAGCGAGTGGAAAGTCGGACTCGACGATCTCGACGGGGAGAGTGAGCCGTCGGAAGCGGACGACAAAACGGAAATCGCTACCGAGGAGCACCTCGATGACCCTTCGACGATCCACCAGTCGGTGATCGCGCCGTCGACGGTCGACTGGGAGACGACCTACGCAATCATCAACGACGAGACGTACGTTCGGACGTTCTGGGTCGAGCAGTTCCCGGAAGAGCCGCCGGACGGGATGTTCGAGAGGCTACTGCTGGAGACCGACTTACAGACGGACATTAGCATCCATCTCGATCCGTTCGATAGCCAGTCGGCCGAGGACATGATGGCCGAGTGGATTTCGGATCTGAAGGTCAACCAGCACGACTCGAACAGCCTGAAGGCGGAAGACCTCCAGGAAGATATCGACCGCGGGAAATTTATGCGGTCGCTCGTTCGGCAGAACAAGGCATCGTTCTACCGTGGCGGCATCTTCATCCGTCTCTCCGCCGAGAGCAAGCAGGAACTCGACAACGAGACGACGCGCCTTCGCTCGATCGTCAAGGACGCTCCGGCGAACAGTACGCTCAAGGTAGCCAACCGCTGGCAGGAGAAAGGGCTCGCGACCGTCTCGCCACTCGGCCGAAACGAACTCGGTCGCGACCGAATGTCGACGATGACGAACCAGGCGGTGGGCGCGATGTTCCCCTTCTCGTCGAACTACATGATGATGGACGAGGGCGTCGAGTACGGCTACCACGGCCACAACGGTTCACCGGTCCGGATCAACCCGTGGGAACTCGAGACCGGGCACAGTGAGCTCGTCGTCGGGATGCCCGGCGCCGGGAAGACGTTCGGGGCGATCATGCGGCACCTGCGGATGATGAAACGCCAGCAGGAGACGATGCTCGTGATGATCGATCCGGTCGGCGGATTCGAGGGTATCGCGGACGCGCTGAACGCGAAGACGATCACCGTCGGCGGAGATACGCGGTTGAACCCGTTGGAGATCCGCGAGTCACCTCGAGAACTCCTTGAGGCCAAGGACGGAACGTCGCCGCTCTCGGCGAAGAAAGACGAGGTGCTGGCCGTCCTCGAGAACTTCCTGACCGCCCGTGAGATCGATCTCGGTACCGAGACTGGCGTGCTGTCGTACGTCATCGACGAGGTGTACAGACAGGCCGGTGTCGTCGAGGACGATATCAGCACTCACACGCCGGAGAACTCGCCGACGATGGCGGACGTCCACCGGGTTCTCGCCGACATCGCGGAGAACCCCGACGAGCACAACATCGCCGCATCCGAATCCGCTCGCGAGCGCGCAGCGCAGTACGCCGACGAACTCGCGATCGCGTTCCAGCCGTTCCGCGAGGGTGGTGCGTACGAGAACCTCTCGAAACGATCGGAGATAGACATTCTGGAAGGCGACAACAAGGTCGTCTATATCGACCTCGGGCAGATCGAAGGGACCGCCTCGGGGATCGACCGTCAGACGTTCCTGATGCAGTTGCTGCTGTCGACGGTCTACCAGCAGGCGAAGAAGACGGACAAGAACGTCGAACTCGCGATCGACGAGGCACACTACCTCTTCGAAGACCAGGCGAACCTCGATTTCCTCGAGACGGCGTTCCGTCATCAGCGTCACGCCGGCCTCCGGATGGTGTTGCTGTCACAGACCGCTCAGGAGTTCTACGAGACGGACCAGGCCGAGAAGATACTCAGTATGTGCCCGATCAAGGTCTTCCACAAACTGCCGGACCTCGACGAGGAGACGGCTGATAAGATCGGCCTCACCCGTGAACAGCGCCAATTCGTCCGCGGAGCCGACGCAGGCAAAGAAGAACTCGGATACAGCCAGGGACTCGTTCGCGTCGAGGAACACGGGACGTACCCGCTCCACGTCGTCGCCGACGACTTCGAAAAGCGAGTGATCGACTACGCGCCCGACGACAGGGCGATCATCGAGAATGCGATCAACGACGTCCCCGAGGAGTTAGTCGAGTTCGAACGGTTCGTCGAGAGCGAAGCGCAGGGGAACGCGTTACAGAATCGATTCGGATTGACCGACGAGACGGTAGCACAGCTGGCTCAACACGACATCACGGCGGAAGACGTCGTGGACGCCGTCGTCTCGAAGACGCTCAAGGAGGAACGAACTCCAGTCGCCAGACCGGACGGCGGCGAGTCGATGGACGATGAACCAACCGAAAGCACACTGGACGAGGAAGATGCTATCTAA
- a CDS encoding TraM recognition domain-containing protein, whose translation MVFDRLFGRDREAASDRQPSEKSPTADVSDESLPVPVSTDTERTDHDAATEPPSQKTDPNEQYDIVDRNTTRVGGKPIITETVDEGTVAGPFVREMFEAGMDNSPAPLWVGYTEDPQTGFREAPLRFESLFRHTWIAGTTGYGKTTELLNMMVQWAYAGYGFTYFDPKGRDSRELLRMLPEHRLEDVVWIEPGSTTYEKTVGLNFLEAPECETTGEFENEVENRVENLKAVFDTSDYWGINMEAITESMARAMMKSEKPFSIIDMYFTLLNAERREDFALDVEDPYLREFCLEIANMEEETIRPLLKRIKSWVENSVIRRIIAHRESTIDFRDIIDNDRIVIVRTPVENTDIKKMVTLGVMRNLWSAIQRRSYELDTPPDPYFVLCDEFDDIASENLNIESMLARARSMRLSVTLASQYPSQFDEDTLKAMQNNCDNLLTFSVNDSDDAELLMKRFRDYTAEDLITTDQFKVWTQIPLSDGRYSEPVLIRTFPPYPPLRGTDDVDEIIEQSLERYGTDPLTDSEILRNLIYREYNEAASLDALTVDRVMAEAIRAVQLRADVRDQNGWVPVTGVDEEVLNRLESEDTTAELATDTDLEEFPDVRQESPLIDVDLSVRDETVVVRLTEEGEAVAEPETGTVRSAGGSEHDALLFDLEDTLTKLDFRVEILEQDGSDKPDGTAAHPEFDVEFALEAETTTPNRPAKVLQNLKRAQETGRIPMFVVRPGEDDLTEVATRLENILEPPIREMADGTEQFYNTDDLVTFGGGAVSRGGVTAVRPETDSQRTVWTRTDDERILSDGETEFIRISSGVGFSKDSVPAYYSYDRETDQYTVYERGETHVYDTSDDFDAEWTTIKRPFVPDSEFPDPEYDRDSYAIVILAEDGSAHLYRDGKTAALSNALETLTEQNTGIASETQSTTEQESREPDDDVELDPDSDGVGVFADRYLVPDSDGAIPKDDLYQAYSTWVAKHGLDSTNNVWFARKLSDHLDVGTDRRRVDGDRVNFYTGIALTEDGERLCEAATEGDE comes from the coding sequence ATGGTCTTTGATCGGCTCTTCGGCCGTGATAGAGAGGCTGCCAGTGATAGGCAGCCTAGTGAGAAATCACCAACAGCTGATGTTTCCGATGAATCACTTCCTGTCCCCGTTTCAACCGATACCGAACGGACGGACCACGATGCTGCCACTGAGCCACCCTCCCAGAAGACAGATCCTAACGAGCAATACGACATCGTCGACCGGAACACGACCCGTGTCGGTGGGAAGCCAATCATCACGGAGACAGTCGACGAGGGCACAGTCGCAGGTCCGTTCGTTCGAGAGATGTTCGAAGCCGGAATGGACAACTCACCGGCCCCTCTCTGGGTTGGCTACACTGAGGATCCTCAGACTGGATTCCGTGAGGCACCGCTACGCTTCGAGTCGCTCTTTCGACACACCTGGATCGCCGGGACGACCGGATACGGAAAAACGACCGAACTCCTGAATATGATGGTCCAGTGGGCCTACGCTGGGTACGGCTTCACCTATTTCGATCCCAAAGGACGTGACTCTCGAGAACTACTCCGGATGCTCCCCGAGCACCGGCTTGAGGACGTCGTCTGGATCGAACCAGGGTCGACTACATACGAGAAGACGGTCGGGCTGAATTTCCTCGAGGCCCCCGAGTGTGAAACGACCGGGGAATTCGAAAACGAGGTCGAAAATCGGGTCGAGAACCTGAAAGCCGTGTTCGATACGTCCGACTACTGGGGCATCAACATGGAGGCGATCACTGAATCGATGGCTCGTGCGATGATGAAATCGGAGAAGCCGTTCTCGATCATCGATATGTACTTCACGTTGCTCAACGCCGAGCGACGCGAGGACTTCGCACTCGACGTCGAGGATCCCTATCTCAGGGAATTCTGTCTTGAGATCGCGAATATGGAGGAGGAGACCATCCGGCCGCTTCTGAAACGCATCAAGTCCTGGGTCGAAAACTCAGTCATTCGTCGGATCATTGCTCATCGCGAGAGTACGATCGACTTCCGTGATATCATCGATAACGACCGCATCGTCATCGTCCGAACACCCGTCGAGAACACAGACATCAAGAAGATGGTGACGCTCGGTGTGATGCGAAACCTGTGGTCGGCGATTCAGCGTCGGTCGTACGAGCTAGATACACCGCCGGATCCCTACTTCGTCCTCTGTGACGAGTTCGACGACATCGCGAGTGAGAACCTCAACATCGAGTCGATGCTCGCTCGAGCACGGTCGATGCGTCTCTCGGTGACCCTCGCGTCTCAGTATCCCTCACAGTTCGACGAGGACACGCTGAAGGCGATGCAGAACAACTGCGACAATCTGCTCACGTTCTCGGTCAACGATAGCGACGACGCCGAGCTCTTGATGAAACGCTTCCGAGACTATACGGCGGAAGATTTGATCACGACTGACCAGTTCAAAGTGTGGACGCAGATCCCACTGTCGGATGGTCGGTACTCCGAACCCGTACTGATACGGACATTTCCACCGTATCCTCCCCTCAGAGGAACGGACGATGTCGACGAGATCATCGAACAGAGTCTCGAGCGGTATGGGACGGATCCGCTGACGGACAGCGAAATCCTCCGTAATCTCATCTATCGCGAGTACAACGAAGCAGCCAGTCTCGATGCACTCACTGTCGATCGGGTGATGGCCGAAGCGATTCGTGCCGTCCAGTTGCGTGCGGACGTTCGTGACCAGAACGGCTGGGTACCTGTAACCGGTGTCGACGAGGAGGTACTCAATCGCCTCGAGAGTGAGGACACCACTGCGGAGCTTGCGACCGACACTGATCTCGAGGAGTTCCCTGACGTTCGCCAAGAGTCGCCACTGATCGATGTCGATCTTAGCGTTCGCGATGAAACGGTCGTGGTCCGGTTGACCGAGGAGGGCGAAGCGGTTGCTGAACCCGAGACTGGCACTGTACGGTCAGCAGGTGGATCGGAACACGATGCACTGCTCTTCGATCTCGAGGATACATTGACGAAACTCGATTTCCGCGTCGAGATCCTCGAACAGGATGGAAGTGACAAGCCCGACGGGACGGCGGCCCATCCCGAGTTCGACGTCGAATTTGCCCTCGAGGCTGAAACGACGACACCGAATCGGCCGGCGAAGGTCCTCCAGAACCTCAAACGAGCCCAAGAGACCGGTCGAATTCCGATGTTCGTTGTTCGGCCCGGTGAGGACGACTTGACCGAAGTAGCCACTCGGCTCGAGAACATTCTCGAGCCGCCGATACGAGAGATGGCCGATGGAACCGAACAGTTCTACAATACGGACGATCTCGTCACTTTCGGCGGCGGAGCGGTTTCCCGTGGCGGTGTAACGGCTGTGCGACCAGAGACTGATTCACAGCGGACTGTCTGGACGCGTACTGATGATGAACGGATCCTTTCGGATGGGGAGACGGAATTCATTCGGATATCGTCCGGAGTTGGGTTCTCAAAAGATTCGGTGCCAGCCTACTATAGCTACGATCGAGAGACGGACCAGTACACTGTGTACGAGCGCGGTGAGACACACGTCTATGATACGTCGGATGACTTCGACGCTGAGTGGACGACTATTAAACGCCCGTTCGTCCCAGATTCCGAGTTCCCAGATCCAGAGTACGACCGAGATAGTTACGCAATAGTGATCCTGGCAGAAGACGGCTCTGCTCACCTCTATCGTGACGGGAAGACGGCGGCGCTGTCGAACGCTCTCGAGACACTTACAGAGCAAAATACTGGCATAGCCAGTGAAACACAGTCAACTACTGAGCAAGAGTCCCGAGAGCCTGACGATGACGTCGAACTCGACCCGGATAGCGATGGTGTCGGTGTTTTCGCTGATCGGTATCTCGTTCCAGATTCCGACGGGGCGATTCCGAAGGACGATCTCTATCAGGCGTATTCGACATGGGTGGCCAAACATGGTCTCGATAGTACCAACAACGTCTGGTTTGCACGGAAGCTTAGCGATCATCTCGATGTCGGAACTGACCGCAGACGAGTCGATGGTGACCGTGTCAACTTCTATACCGGTATCGCACTCACGGAAGACGGTGAGCGTCTTTGCGAAGCAGCAACGGAGGGAGACGAATGA
- a CDS encoding phage NrS-1 polymerase family protein: MTGSGTGPLEIGSIPTALQEHEQWICWRTQERDGKATKVPIVPGTGDYASATDPGTWRSFDDALEYYQRGDAAGIGFVFTQEDPFVGVDLDDCRDPETGAPNDAAREIIVELDSFTEVSPSGTGYHVLIRGSIPGDRSRRGPVEMYETARFFTVTGDHVNATPARVIERDGALEAVYNEYIGETESPRNKDRVDAQQDAPSESESGDGVTLEDEELLERARNATNGEKFERLWRGSTAGYESQSEADMALCCLLAFWTGGDAARVDRLFRQSGLLRDKWDEVHYADGSTYGEKTVERAIASTDDVYDPTQSRSDDEGRTTKTEAQQTDTSSGQPVARDDQGSEPIVGGSTGARVAHLTEKNQLLTDRIAELENALEQKNERIQNLEEEVERLEAVLLNRESVLDERVESSDEHKDGMGTTSVWAQAKQLFRSNSD, from the coding sequence ATGACAGGTAGTGGAACAGGTCCCCTCGAAATAGGTAGTATTCCAACGGCGTTGCAGGAACACGAGCAGTGGATTTGTTGGCGCACACAGGAGCGGGATGGGAAGGCGACCAAGGTACCAATTGTGCCGGGGACTGGTGACTACGCCTCAGCGACAGACCCTGGGACATGGCGATCGTTCGACGATGCACTCGAGTATTACCAGCGCGGCGACGCTGCTGGTATCGGCTTCGTGTTTACCCAGGAGGATCCATTCGTTGGAGTCGATCTCGACGACTGCCGCGATCCAGAAACGGGAGCTCCAAATGACGCAGCTCGAGAAATCATCGTCGAGCTCGATTCGTTCACTGAGGTATCACCGTCAGGAACGGGCTATCACGTTCTCATCCGTGGGTCGATCCCCGGTGATCGAAGCCGGCGTGGACCAGTCGAAATGTACGAGACAGCGCGATTCTTCACCGTCACTGGCGATCACGTCAATGCGACACCCGCTCGAGTCATCGAACGAGACGGCGCGCTCGAGGCAGTCTACAACGAGTATATCGGCGAAACCGAGTCACCTCGAAACAAGGACCGAGTGGATGCGCAGCAGGACGCTCCGTCGGAGAGTGAGAGCGGCGACGGGGTCACGCTCGAGGACGAGGAACTCCTTGAGCGAGCGCGGAACGCGACGAACGGCGAGAAGTTCGAGCGGTTGTGGCGTGGCTCGACTGCCGGCTACGAGAGCCAGTCAGAAGCGGACATGGCGCTATGTTGCTTACTGGCGTTCTGGACTGGTGGTGACGCCGCTCGAGTCGATCGACTCTTTCGGCAGTCGGGGCTGCTCCGAGACAAGTGGGACGAGGTCCACTACGCGGACGGGTCGACCTACGGAGAGAAGACGGTCGAACGAGCAATCGCGAGTACGGACGACGTCTACGATCCGACCCAGTCTCGGTCGGACGACGAGGGTCGAACCACGAAAACGGAGGCCCAACAGACGGATACCTCATCCGGACAGCCCGTAGCTCGAGACGACCAGGGATCCGAACCAATTGTCGGTGGCTCCACTGGCGCACGCGTTGCCCATTTAACCGAGAAGAATCAGCTTCTGACGGACCGGATAGCTGAACTCGAGAATGCTCTCGAGCAGAAGAACGAACGAATCCAGAACCTCGAGGAGGAAGTTGAACGCCTGGAAGCAGTGCTCTTGAATCGAGAGTCCGTGCTGGATGAGCGCGTGGAGTCTTCTGACGAACATAAAGATGGAATGGGAACGACGTCCGTCTGGGCCCAGGCGAAACAACTGTTTCGATCGAATTCTGATTGA
- a CDS encoding DUF7437 domain-containing protein, whose product MTSDRDCIRPDGGIDALDPPPIDIMDEETLEPEALAQNASRLETVVTLLNQPALARVYVYVCYWGPVSPPKIMEELDLSKSTVYEYVDRLVDLGLVDRDDSTRPQQLTAEPIIIVEQYVPIVITPTVLHALALQEIDEDVEYFIDRYGFGKLIAALRGAGLHFAGETTQRMVASDIDVRETEAMMIVYALQPALAAGQEHDPFFEHLFPDVRDRIELPNLGTTDDAPGHSSAAEE is encoded by the coding sequence ATGACTTCTGATCGTGACTGTATTCGTCCGGATGGCGGAATCGACGCGCTCGATCCACCGCCAATTGACATCATGGATGAGGAGACACTCGAACCAGAGGCGCTGGCCCAAAACGCATCTCGGCTCGAAACGGTTGTGACTCTCCTCAATCAGCCGGCTCTGGCCCGCGTCTATGTTTACGTGTGCTATTGGGGCCCGGTTTCGCCACCGAAGATCATGGAGGAGTTAGACCTCTCGAAATCAACGGTATACGAGTACGTCGATCGGCTGGTGGACCTTGGGCTCGTCGATCGCGACGATTCGACGCGTCCCCAGCAGCTCACTGCGGAACCCATCATCATCGTCGAGCAGTACGTTCCGATCGTCATTACACCGACAGTCCTCCACGCGCTTGCACTCCAAGAAATCGACGAGGACGTCGAATACTTCATCGATCGCTACGGGTTCGGGAAGCTCATCGCCGCGTTACGCGGTGCCGGGCTCCACTTTGCTGGGGAGACGACCCAACGAATGGTCGCCAGCGATATCGACGTTCGAGAGACAGAGGCGATGATGATCGTATACGCCCTCCAACCGGCGCTGGCCGCTGGCCAAGAGCACGATCCGTTCTTCGAACACCTGTTCCCGGATGTCCGCGATCGGATTGAACTCCCCAATCTCGGTACCACGGACGATGCGCCAGGACACTCGTCGGCCGCTGAGGAGTGA
- a CDS encoding DUF7558 family protein, giving the protein MQQTLVGCAFCDAPPGTETGEAHTWGQDERVTHPICVDCAIQVEPDPDERDHVACDGCGLVVDTLAAFTRFRVELGHLEGQLQLCARCNPGGLATYWTRNLEDHLVTTPVE; this is encoded by the coding sequence ATGCAGCAAACCCTCGTCGGCTGTGCGTTCTGCGACGCCCCGCCTGGTACCGAAACTGGCGAAGCGCACACCTGGGGACAGGACGAGCGGGTCACCCACCCGATCTGCGTCGACTGTGCTATCCAGGTGGAGCCGGATCCCGACGAGCGCGATCACGTCGCGTGTGACGGCTGTGGGCTGGTCGTCGACACGCTCGCAGCGTTCACGCGATTCCGGGTCGAGCTCGGGCATCTGGAAGGCCAGTTGCAGCTGTGCGCCCGCTGTAACCCCGGTGGCCTAGCCACCTACTGGACGCGCAACCTCGAGGACCACCTCGTCACGACACCGGTGGAGTGA
- a CDS encoding DNA-binding protein, with the protein MSSKNVFGNEVSVNEQASEKVDEAAVDEDGFEVVNETPEFQATVQMEVQAKVDANHPDGMVETTEERIHGATLEQEERIRAREAELERIRAQAELGTQEGREKRTRDIAAKRSAERRAEFQKRAASVDPWADPERNDPRAELTQEQLAAVNKQSMRLSGKLDGWSRAAIGRRLGEAVVGGKDLMSAVVAVFEELETAPGQVVPIGKLEGVNRKEVSIEGTVTQLWEPSSPSIAQVGLIEDESGRTKFTSWKASDVPWIEEGERVRIHGAAKNWYNGRVSVALTGWTTVHFSERGR; encoded by the coding sequence ATGTCAAGTAAGAACGTCTTCGGTAATGAGGTTTCGGTCAATGAACAGGCATCCGAAAAAGTGGACGAAGCAGCGGTCGATGAAGATGGCTTTGAGGTGGTCAATGAGACGCCGGAGTTCCAGGCGACGGTGCAGATGGAGGTGCAGGCAAAGGTCGATGCAAACCACCCGGACGGGATGGTTGAGACCACCGAAGAGCGAATCCACGGTGCGACCCTCGAACAGGAAGAGCGCATTCGGGCGCGAGAGGCCGAGCTGGAGCGCATCAGAGCCCAGGCGGAGCTGGGGACGCAAGAAGGGCGGGAGAAGCGGACGCGAGATATCGCGGCGAAGCGGAGCGCTGAGCGGCGTGCTGAGTTCCAGAAGCGGGCGGCGAGCGTGGACCCGTGGGCGGACCCAGAGCGGAACGATCCTCGTGCAGAACTCACGCAGGAGCAGTTGGCAGCGGTGAACAAGCAATCGATGCGGCTGTCCGGGAAACTGGATGGGTGGTCGCGAGCGGCGATTGGTCGGCGGCTGGGTGAAGCCGTGGTCGGTGGGAAGGACCTGATGAGCGCGGTCGTCGCGGTGTTCGAGGAACTGGAGACGGCGCCGGGACAGGTGGTTCCCATCGGGAAACTTGAGGGCGTCAATCGCAAAGAGGTGAGCATCGAAGGTACTGTGACGCAACTGTGGGAGCCGTCAAGTCCGAGCATTGCTCAGGTCGGTCTCATCGAAGATGAGAGCGGGCGCACGAAGTTCACGAGCTGGAAAGCGTCCGATGTCCCGTGGATCGAAGAGGGCGAACGAGTTCGCATTCACGGAGCGGCGAAGAACTGGTACAACGGGCGCGTCTCGGTGGCTCTGACCGGCTGGACCACGGTCCACTTCTCCGAGCGCGGTCGGTAG